ACCTTTCCATCTTTAGCTATAAATTCTTCTACACTCTCTTCTAAATGTAAATCAAGATTTTCTGTATTATTTAATTCCTCTTCCATTAAATCTGTAATCTCTTTATCAAAGCTTCCTGGCAGTACTCTTGAAGATAATTGAATTATCTTTACTTCTTTGTTTAAATGTCTAGCTGCTTCTCCAGCTTCTAGACCTATATACCCAGCTCCTATAATAATTACTTTTCTATTCTCCTCTTTTAACATAGCTTTTTTCAATTCTATTCCATCTCTAAAATCCTTTAAATTAAAGATATTTTCAGAATCTATATTCTTTATATTGGGTCTAATAGCAGATGCTCCAGTTGTTACTATCACTTCATCATAACTATCATAAAATTTTTCTCCTGTTTTTTTATTTAAAACTAAAACTTCTTTCTTAGTTATATCTATATCTATTACTTCATGCAAACTTTTAACAACTATTCCATCCTTTGCAAATTGCTCAGGCTCTCTAGCTATCATTATATTAGCATCTTGATAAAAATCTCCCACATAATAAGGTAACCCACAAGCTCCCCATGAAACTATATCTGTTTTCTCATATACTACTATTTCTAATTCAGGATTTAATCTTTTTGCCTTTGCTGCTGCACTCATTCCAGCAGCTACTCCACCAATAATAATAATTTTTTTCATCTTACCACCTCAATTTAAGATTCTTTATACTTTATTATAGATCTTTTTAGTGTAAATTGCAATTTGTTTTTCCTTTTTCTTTACTCTTTCTCTGTCCAGATTTCAATTTAAAAAATTTACTAGAAATATAAAAAATCAAGAATGACTTTTTTGCCATTCTTGATTTTTTTAGTTTATTATAATTTTTTGAGTTACAATATTTTTATTTTTGCTTATTGATTTAAAGTAATTCTTGTTCCATCTGCTAACTCTATTATCTGAGTTTTTCCATCTGAAAATATAATTTTTCCTTGTTGTGGAGCACTTCTTCTCATCTCTGCCTCATATCCTTGTCCACTATAATTATTGGCAGTAGGATATTTTAATCTAGCTGGTACTCCTGAACCGCTATATTTTCTATGGGCATTTTCAGCTACTGCTTGTTTTTCATAATCCCTTCTTATTTGAGTATCTAACTTATCTAAATCTCTTTGATGTTTTATCTCACTATTTTGATAAGAATTATTTAATATCAGTGCTGAACCACCAATTATAGCAGCTCTTGTTCCACCACTTAATTCTCCCCACCAGCTAGCTTGGGCAATGCTTCCCACTATTAACATTGACATAATTATAAACTTTTTCATAATTATCCCTCCTTAAAAATCTCCATTACTCTATCTAATATTCCATTTATCTCAGCTATTGCCATTCCAAAATTTGTAATTGGAATCTCTTTATTTGAACATTCTCCCAATCTACTTATAGTTTCTGCTCTATTTAACATACAAGAACCACAATGTATTACCAAACTATATTTAGAAATATCCTCTGGAAAATCTTTACCTGAACAATTATCTATCTCTAATCTACCAGCTTTTTTCTGTAAAAGCATTGGAAGTTTTTCCCTAGCTATATCTCCCTTTAGCTGATGATGAGTACAAGCTTCAGCTATTAAAACCCTATCTCCCTCTTTTAAACTATTTATTCTCTTAGCTCCTCTATATAGAGTCTCTAAATCTCCCTTAGCTCTTGCCATAATTATAGAGAAAGATGTAAGTGGTACTTCTTTATCTAGTATTTCATCTACTGTCTTAAATACTTGAGAATCTGTAATTACTAAATCTGGTTTCCATTGAAAAATAGCTAATCCCTCTTTTAGGTTATCTAAAGTTACAACAGTAGGAATCCCACCATTATCTAATATATCTCTTATTACTTGAACCTGTGGTAATATAAGTCTTCCTTTAGGAGCTTGTATATCTTGGGGAGCTACTAATAAAATTTTATCTCCTATCTTTATCTTATCTCCTATAAGTTTTTCCTCTACTACAATCTTTGGAGCATACTCTATAATTTTATTTTTTATTGTCTGTATACTCTCCTCTCTTGAAGTAGTAACTTTACTTATTTCACATCCTAACTCTCTTTTTACTTTTTCTTCTATCTCTTGAAGTTTTTCTACTGAAACTAAATCCACCTTATTTAAAATTACTATAAAGGGTTTCTCTCTTTTTTTTATCTCTCTTATCCACTCTTTTTCATAATTTAACTCTTGATTTTCTAAAACTACCTCTGTTGAAATTAAAAGAAGAGCTATATCCATCTTATTTAAAATCTCTTTTGTCTTTTTTACTCTCAACTCTCCTAACTCAGTAGTATCATCTATTCCAGCTGTATCTATAAATACTACTGGACCTATTGGTAAAAGTTCCATAGCTTTATATACTGGGTCAGTTGTAGTTCCTCTTGTTTCTGATACAAGAGATATACTTTGATTTGTTATTTTATTTATAAGACTAGATTTTCCAGCATTAGTCCTACCATAAATTGCTATATGTACTCTATTTCCTCTAGGTGTTTCTATCATAATATCTCCTTTTTTTATTTTACTATTTTTATATGTCTAGTATGTGTCATTATACCTCTTGTCTTCCCTCTAAAGCTCTAGAGATAGTTGCACTATCAGCAAACTCTATATTTCCTCCCATTGGAATTCCACTTGCTATCTTAGTTACCTTTATACCAAAAGGCTTTAATAATTTCGTTAGATATAAAGCTGTTGTTTCCCCCTCTAAATCTGGATTAAGAGCTAAGATTACCTCTTCTACCTCATCTACTGTTACTCTCTCTAAAAGAGATTTTATATTTAATTTATCAGGAGTAATTCCATTAAGTGGGGCAATTTTTCCACCTAATATATGATACATTCCCTTATATTTTCCCATTTTTTCAAAAGATATAACATCTCTACTATCCTCTACTACGCATATAGTATGACTATCTCTCAGTTCATTACTACAGATATCACATAGATCATTTTCACAAAAATCTCCACACTTAGGGCATCTTTTAATTACCTCTTTAGCTTCACGAAGTGCTTCTATAAAACTTTCCACCTGTTCCTCTCTCATCTCTAATACATGAAAAGCAAGTCTAGCAGCACTTTTTCTTCCTATTCCTGGTAATTTATTAAATTCATCTATAAGTCTTTCTAAACTTTTTGTTGCCATTTTTACTCCTTAAACTATATTTTTTTATATTATACCACATTTATCAATTTTATTCTATTTACCTAATATTTTAATCTAGTTTAAAATATTAAAAAGTTCCATTTTTTATCCTTTAAATAATTATTTTCTAACTCTTTTAATTTTATTTTACTTGTATAAATATACTCTTTATTCTTAAATATTATCTGTTCCTCTTTAAAATCTAAAATTTGAATTAGATTGAGATTAATTATTGTACTTCTATCTAATTTATAAAAATTATTTACATTCTTTATTCTTTCTTCTATCTCAGAAAAACTTTTTTTCACATCAAAAATTTCAGAATTAACCAAATGAAATTCAACTCTTCTATTAACACTTGAATAAGTTATATAGTTTACTTCTGAAAATTTATACACGCCCTTTTTAAATGTATCTGAAAGATAAAAAATATCATATTTTTTCCCTTGAGATAAAAATTTAGCAATACTCTCTTCTACCCTAAAAATATCTTTTCTCACTATACAATCATCTATTAATCCACTTAAAAATAACTCTCTCATTTTATATATATCCTCTTCTCCTACTAGAGCTATTATCAAAATTCCCTTTTGCTTATATTTGGTTAAATATTCATTTAATTTTTCTTTCCTTGTATCAATTATAATTATATCAATATCATCTAACTTACATTCATCTACTTCTATATCTAAATATTCTAAAGAGGAAATTTCATCAAAAAGGGTCTTCAAATTTTCATCTACATTCAAACCTATTTTCATCTATTTTACCTCCCTATAAAGATATTCTATTCTCAATTTATTTATTAGATTTGCACTTTTAATAAATAATTCAGATAAAAAATTCTGCTCTGCTAAAGATAAAGAATTTTCATTTTCCTTAATAAAAACAAGAGCAATCTCCTTATTTTTATCAAAACCTATTTTATAAGCATAATCATATCTTTTTAATTTTAATATTTCTTTTGGTAATATATTACTATCTTCTAAATTTTCTTCTACATAATTTAAAATTTCTTTTTTATGAATTAATATTTTTACTCTAACCTCATCTAAATAAAGTTCTTTATTAATTTCATTTGCTAAAATTCTTTCAAATTCCTCTATATTATTTATAATACATAATCTATTATAAATATGTTCTATCTTAGGAGTTTCTACATACATAATTTTATTGATTGTAAGAGCATAAAAATCTAATAAAATAACAGTTCCCAAAATTATAGCTGATTCTGATATATTTTTAAAATAAAAAAGAGATACATAGCTTAAAGTAATTGTCATAGAATATAGTATTACTCTTAAAACATTTCTACTATATATCTTAAAAGTATAAAATATAAAAAACCAATAGAGTGAAAATAATTCCATTAAATCAATAAAATAAGTTAAGTTTTCTGCAACTGGAAAAAACTCTCTAAAAAACTCTAAAAGAAAAAAGGAAATCCAAATAATACCCCAACTAAATATATTTTCTTTCTTTATCTTTTTTCTATTATTAAAAAATATCATAATTAATAACAAAAATAAAACTCTACTTAAGTCTATATTTTTTCTTAAAAAAGATAGAACTCTTAAAAACTCTTTGTGTTCGTCTATTAAATAAATTAAAAATTGTGGAGAATAAATTATTAAAGCTATTACTACATTATAGAAGTAAATTATTCCCAATATAGTATAAGTTAATATTCTTATTTTTTTCATTTTTTTAGGAAATATATTTTGAATGAAATAAAATATTAACATATAAAAAATTACTCTCGTTATTATAAAATCTAATAAAATTATAAAATTATTGGTAGGAAATAATCTTAAACTCAAAATAATTTTTAAAGTTAAAAGAAAAAAAGAGTAATTTAAAATACTTTTTTAGGTAATTTTTTATAAATATTACAATAAAGATAACCATTAAAAGTTATTAATAATATTGTTAGAAATATCAAAAACTTTTCCTCTATACTTGTAAAGTTTACACCTTCTAAATTAAGATGAATCTTTTCCCAATCTTTTTCTTTTTTTATAGTTACTTCATCTCTATCCTGAAAATATTCACCTATAATTTTATAATCTCCATTAGGTACATTATAAAATATACTCCCATTTAAAATATTAAGTTGTTTTATCTCATCTTTATTAATATTTGAACTCATACTTTCTAATTTATAACTTCCAAAGTTTGGATTCAATATTTCAACATTTTTTATATTAGGTATTACATATATAAAATCTTTTTTCTCTTTTGAAACTTCTAGACATATTATCGAGAATATAAGTGTAAAAAAAAGTATTATCCCTATTTTTTTATAACTACTCACAATCTACCAACTCCTTATAATTTTATCACTCTTAATTCTTTTATAAATTTTAGTTTATATATTAAAATTAATCAAGTTTTTTTATAAAAGTTTAAAAAACAACTTTTTATGTATAAAATTTAAAATTTCAAGCATAAAAAAACAAAAAAAATTTTTTTATTATATAATACTTTTGAATAAAATAAAATTTTTAGCAAACGAGGTAGTAAAGTGAAAAGAAAATATGATTATATTAAAAATCCAATTTTTCAAGTATGTTTAGTTCTTTTGATAACAAGTTGTGGTAGTGGAGGTGGAGGTAGTAATGCTCCTAGAAGTATAACCCCTACTAAAATAATTTCTAAAAATCCTGAAATTTATACTCCTGCCATTGAAAATCCTAAAATAGATGAAATTGAAAAACCTAAATTAACCAATAATTATCAACAAATTATTACTGGAGTACTTCCTAACCTTTTAGTTTTCTCAAAACCTACAATTCCACAAGTTGATACTAAGGGTGAAAATCTAATAGTAGGAATATTAGATAGTAATTTTTTAACTCATCGTAATGAATTAGAAAAAAAATATGGAGATAAAATTACTATATTAGAAAAAAATGAGAATAATTATACTGACCACGGAGAGTTAGTTTTAGATACTTTACTTAATGGAATATCTCCAAAAATAGTAGCTGCAAGTCTAAGCTCTAAATATGGAAATCAAGATATAATAAAATTCTCCCTAGATGACTATAAAAAAATTTTAACAGAAATGAAAAAAGGAGATAGTGAAAATAATAAAAAAGTAAAAATCTTCAATCAATCTTGGGGTTCTACTCTGACATCAAAAGATGAAAGAGAAATATATGCTGATAAAAAAAGATTTCGTGAAGAGCTTTTAAAAGCTATTAGTTTAAAAACTACAGGTAATATCGAAGATATATATAATTCTGGAAAGGAAAGCTTAACTTTCTATGAAGAAGCTATCAATGCGGATAATGCATTATTTATTTGGTCAAATGGAAATCTTGACTTAAGAAATCAAACTCTTTCTAATGCTGGACTCCAAGCTGCTGCTCCTATGATTAAAAGCAACATTGAAAAAGGTTGGATATCAGTAGTGGGGGTTGATGGAAATAATAATAATTCAAACTATTACCCTCAGCACTTAGCTTATGCAGGTGTTGCAAAAAATTGGAGTATATCTGCTGATGGAAATGTAGGAAGTAAGTATGGTTCCTCTTTCGCTGCTCCTAGAGTCTCAAATGCTGCTATACAAGTAGCAACAAAATTTCCTTGGATGACTAATAATGATGTTAGAATGACGCTTTTCACAACAACTAATAAAGTTGGAGTAGGAAATGGCATTGAAGAAAATAAAAGATTTGAAGAAACTCAAGCTGATTATAAAAATGGTTGGGGAGTTTTAAATACAGAAAGAGCATTAAAAGGACCAGGTGCTTTTTTAGAAACATTATTAAGTGCTTCTCCTAAAAATTTAGATACAAATGATTGGAATTATTATTTTAATGCTAATATTCCTAAAAATACAATTAGCTATTTTGAAAATAATATTCATGGAGATTCTGGAGTTAAAAAGAAAGGAGAAGGAACTTTAGTCCTAACTGGCGATAATAACTTTTGGAAAAAATCAAAAATAGAAGAAGGTACTCTTGAAATATATAAAAAACATATTTCGGGAATAGATATCAAAGATAAGGGAACTCTAGTTTTACATAATGATTCAGTTGTTGGATATATAAAATATGATGATGGAGAAGAGAAATTTTCTTCTGTTACAAATGAAGGAAATTTAAAATTAACTGGAACTAGAGCTTTTTTAGGAGAGTATAATAATAATGGAGGTACTCTAACTATTCCACAAGGTTCTAAATTAACTATCTTAAATAAAGCTAATGTTAATAATTTAATACTTAATTTAGAAGCTAATAATTACATTTCATCTAACAAGGAAAATATAGAAATTTTAGAAGCTAAAAATATAACTGGAGATATAGAAGACATAAATATCAATGGAATGAGGAATATCTCTTTAGAAAAAACTCAAAATAAATTAGTTGCTACTGTATCAAGAGAAAATGCTATTGCTTATCTTGGAGAAGCTGGAGAAAGTTCAAAAAATACAGCTGAAAAAATAGAGACTGTCTTAAAAGAATTAGATGAAAAATATCAAAAAGGGACTCTTACTCCTAATGAGAAAGAACTTGGTAATACAATATTAACAATGTCTAATGATACTTTTAAAACAAGCACTGAAATTATTTCAGGAGAGATTTATGCATCTGCTCAAGCTCTAAACTTTATACAATCTCAAAATATTAATACTGGTATTTCAAACCATTTAGCTACATTAAAAGATTTTTATGAAAGTGATTTTAATTGGCAAGGTTGGGCTTCTTTCCAAGGGGCTAATGGGAAACTAAAAAAAGAGGGTTATGCTTCAGCTGATACTAAAATTAATGGTGGACATTTTGGTATTGATAGAAGACTTGGTAACAATCAAGTGGGAGTTGCAATATCTTATTCTAATGGTAGTGCAGACTTTAATAAATTTGCTGGAAAATATAAAAGTGACTCTGTTGGTCTATCTCTTTATGGTAAAAAATATCTTGAAAATAATAATTATATCTTATCTCGTATAGGAATAACAAATTTTGATACTGAAGTAAATCGTTCTCTTCTAGCTCAAGATGGAAGTTTACAAAATGGAAAGATAAAGCATAACGATATTATGTATTCTACATATTTAGAACTTGGAAAAGACTTCAAATATATTACCCCATATGCTGGTTTCTCATTAGATATTTTAGATAGAAAAGGATTTGATGAAAATAATGTTAGTTGGGGGATTACTGCTAAAAATAAAACATATATACAACAAAATATTATCTTAGGATTACGTAGTGATTATAAAATTAATGAAAATTTAAAATTTACTTCACATATCAATCAACAAATCAATATTGGAAATAGAGATTTAAGTTTTAAAGGAAAATTTAACAATAGTTCTACTGAACATACTTTTAAAGGAATAAATCAAATTAAAAACACAACTTGGATTGGAACAGGTATTGAAAAAAGTTTCTCAGAAAACTTTGGAGTTGGAATTAATTTAGATATAAGATTTGACGAGTTCAAAAAAGCAGACTCAATATTATCTACTAATTTATATTATCGTTTTTAATATAAGTAAATATAAATAAAAAGCTGAAGAGAAAATTCCCTTCAGCTTTTTATCTGAGTTTAACTATTTAACAGCGATAACTTCTATTTCAACTTTTACATCTTTTGGAAGTCTTGCTACTTCTACACAAGCTCTTGCTGGTTTTACATCTCCAAGATACTCATTGTATACTTCGTTGATTGCTGCGAAGTCGTTCATATCTTTGATGAATACTCCTGCTTTTACAACATCTTTCATTGAATATCCAGCTGCTTCTACTATTGCTTTTACGTTTTCTAATGATTGTCTTGTTTGAGCTTTTACATCATCAGATACTAATGTCATTGTTTCTGGAACAAATGGGATTTGTCCTGATACAAATAACATTCCATTAGCCTCTATAGCTTGTGAATATGGTCCTAAAGCTGCTGGTGCTTTTTCTGTGTGAATTACTTTTTTCATCTATATCACTCCTCAAATTATTTTTTATATGCTGTTTTTTCTAAAGGTAATGAAGTTCTAAATACTCCATCATATTTATAGTAAGCATTTTGAACTGCTGGTGCTGTAGGAATAACAGTAATCTCTCCTACTCCTTTTGCTCCATATGCTAATTCTGCTTTATTTTTCTCTACTATTGTAGTTTCTATTTCAGGTACATTAGTTGCTCTGAATAGTCCTAAAGTTCCAAACTTGACTTGAGGAACTCCTTTAACTATTGGCATAACCTCAGTTAAAGCAAATCCTAATCCCATTACAACTCCACCTTCAATTTGTCCTTCTAGTGCTCTTGGGTTAATAGCTTTTCCTACATCATGAGCTGCTGCTACTTTTGTAACTTTTCCAGCTTCATCTAATACAACTACTTGAGTTGCATATCCATAAGCTACGTGGCTTACAGGATTTGGTTTGTCGTATCCCATCTTATCTGTTATTCCAGAATATTCTGCATAGTGGTCCCAACCTTCTAATTCAGCTAAAGTTTTTGTTTCTAACTCTTTCTTAAGAGCTAATGCTGCTTGTCTTGTTGCTTCCCCTGTAAATACAGTTTGTCTAGATGCTGTTGTAGTTCCTGAGTTAGGAGTTACATGAGTATCTGGTCCTTCTACTACTACTAATTTAGGATCTACTCCAATTGTTTCACAAACCATTTGTTTACATACAGTAGCAATTCCTTGACCTATACATGCAGCTGATGTTCTTACTCTTATCTCTCCATCAACTATTGTTATTCTACATCTTCCTATATCTGGTAATCCAACTCCTATACCAGCGTTTTTCATAGCACAAGCTATTCCTACTATTTTGTTATTATCATATATATCTTTTACTGCTTCTAATGTTTCTACTAATGCTGTTCCTTCATCAGCAATTTGTCCATTTGGTAATACTTGTCCAGGTCTAATAGCATTTCTATATCTCATTTCCCATGGAGTAATTCCTACCATCTCAGCTAATTGGTTTATATTTGATTCAATTGCAAAAGCTGATTGAGTAACTCCAAATCCTCTAAATGCTCCAGCAGGTGGATTATTTGTATAAACTGCTATTCCTTCAATATCTATATTTTGATAGTTATATGGTCCAGCTGCATGTGTACATGCTCTTTGTAATACTGGTCCTCCTAATGATGCATAAGCTCCTGTATCAGAAATTAACTTAGCTTTCATAGCTGTAAGTTTTCCATTTTCATCACAAGCTGTTGTCATCTCTATTTTCATAGCATGTCTTTTTGTACTTATATTAATACTTTCTTGTCTTGTTAATAGTACTTGAACTGGTTTTTTGAATATATAAGCAGCAAGTCCTGCATGGTGTTGAACAGTCATATCTTCTTTACCACCAAAACCTCCACCTACATAAGCAGCGATTACTCTAACTTTTTCTTTTTCTATTCCTAAGAATCTTGAAACTTCTCTTTGCTCATCGAATATTGATTGGCTTGCAGTATATAGTTGTACTCCATCTTCTGTTGGTATTGCCAATGCACACTCTGGCTCTAAGTATGCGTGTTCAGTTGCTGGAGTATAGTAAGTATTAGTTACTACATATTTAGAATTTTTTATAGCCTCTTCTGAATTTCCTCTTTTTAATAATTCTCTTACTAAAATGTTATTTGGTTTACTGTGGATTAATGGAGCTCCTTCTGCCATTGCTTCTTCTGGAGTAAATAATCCTGGTAACTCTTCGTATTCAACTTTTACAAGTTTTTTAGCTTCAGCTAGAGTTTTCTTATCTTTAGCTACTACTAATGCAACAGCATCTCCAATATATCTAGTTATTCCACCTACTGGTATAAATCCATCCCAGTCAGAAATAAACTCTAAGTGTCCTATATTATTTTTTCCTGGTACATCATCAGCTGTAAGTACTCCTAATACTCCTTCTAATTTTAAAGCTTCTGATGTGTCAATAGATAGAACTTTTGCTCTTGGATATTTACTTCTTACAGCACTTCCATAATACATTCCTTCTACTGTATAATCTTCAGCATATTTTGCTATTCCTAAAGTTTTTGCCTCAGCATCTACTCTATGAACATTTGTTCCGATTAATCCTTTACACTCTCTATGAGGAACAGGTGTATTTTCTCTAAATAATTTAGCTGCTAACATAATAGCTTGCTCTATTTTTACATATCCAGTACATCTACAAATATTTCCTACTAATGCTTTTTTAACTTCATCACTAGTTGGATCTAATGTTCTTAAGAATAGAGCTTTAGCTGCTACTACCATTCCTGGAATACAGAATCCACATTGAACAGCTCCACACTCTGTGAAAGCATATGCAAATACTTCTTTTTCTCTTTCAGTAAATCCTTCAATTGTTGTAATCTCTTTTCCAGCTACTTTTTTAGTTGTAAATATACAAGATTTCATAGCTTTTCCATCTACAAGTATTGTACAAGTTCCACAAGCTCCCTCTTTACAACCATCTTTTACAGATATTAATCCTAAATCATCTCTTAAAAAATCTAATAAGTTTACATCTTCAGTTGTAACTATTGTCTTTCCATTTACTATAAAACTGAACTTATCTTCCATCTTATCCTCCAATCTTAATATTCAAAAGAAGCTCTTTTTATAAATCTTCCTCTTCCTTTTTCTCCTACAAATTTGTTATCCTCTACAATTATCTCCCCTCTAGATATTGTCATAACAGGATATCCTTTTACTTCTATTCCTTCAAAAGATGTATAATCAACATTTTCATGTAAATCTACAACGCTTATCTTTTTAGTTAAATTAGGATCTATTACTACTAGGTCTGCATCTGCTCCTACTTGAATAGTCCCTTTTTTAGGATACATACCAAATAACTTAGCTGGATTTGTACTTGTTATCTCTACAAATTTATTTACTGATATTCTTCCCTTAGATACTCCTTCAGAAAACATAATAGGCATTCTTGTTTCAACTCCAGGAAGTCCATTTGGACATTTTCTGAAATCTTCTCCTCCCATCTCTTTCTTCATTTTATAATTAAAAGAACAATGGTCAGTAGCAATAGTTTGAATATATCCTTGTTGTATTCCTTCCCATAATTTTTCTTGATTACTTTTTTCTCTTATAGGTGGACTACAAATAAATTTTACTCCATCTTCTCTATTGTACATCTCTTCATCTAATACTAAATATTGAGGACAAGTTTCTGAATAAATCTTTTGCCCTCTATCTTTAGCTCTTTTTATATGTTCCAATGCTTCATTTGAAGAAAGATGAACTATATAAAGTGGACAATTAGTTTGAGCAGTAATATCTATCATTCTATTAACTGCCTCTCCTTCACATTTATCTGGTCTGCTTTTAGCATGATAAATTGGAGCTAGTTTTCCTTCATTTGCTAATTTTTCTCTTAAAAATTCCACTATATCATTATTTTCAGGGTGGACTGTAAGTAGTCCACCTGTTTTTCCTAATTTTTCTGAAAGTTTTAACATTTCCATATCAGATAATTTATATCCATAAGTCATGTATCCCTTAAAAGATGGAATTCCATCTTTTATCATCTCATCTATCTCACTTATTATATCTTCATCTATATGTTGAATTACCCCATGAAAGCTATAATCTATTACAGAATCTTTTGCCAAATCATGATATAGATTTAATTGATGGTGTAAGTTACAACCTTTTGGTCCAAACCCCATATGGTCTACTATTGTAGTTGTTCCTCCACAAGCAGCTGCCAGTGTTCCAGTATAAAAATTATCTGCTGACCTTGCTATTCCAACATCTATATCAAAATGAGTATGTACATCTATCCCCCCAGGAACTAGATATTTTCCCCCTATATCTACAGTTTTTACTCCTGGTATTTCAATTTTTTTATCTATATTAACTATAACCCCATCTTTTATATAGATATCACTCATATAAGTTTCTTTATCTGTAACAATATTTGCATTCTTTAAAAGTAATTCCATCTTAATCTACTCCTTAGAATAATTAAATTAAATATGAATGTGTTTTCTTAATTGAGTCCACAACTGACTTCATAAAATCTGAAAGCTCATCATAAGTACACTCTACAATTTCTTTCTCAAGACGAACTAGATATTTATCGCCTTGAATTGAAAGTCCTTTATTTTCACTTTCTTCCATCATTTGTTTTGATGAGAAGTAAGTAAGTCTATCTCTATATGGTAAACATGGTTGAATACATAAGTATTGACAGTTTCCACACTCATTACATGAATCATCTATATGAAGTAAGATTTTTCCTTCTGATGTTTCTATATATGTATTTGCTCTGTTAGGACATACTCTGATACAAGTTTGGCAAAGTACTTTACATTTTAAGTTATCTTTTTCAGATACTCCTTCATAGCTTATATGCTCATCTGTTTTCTTT
Above is a window of Fusobacterium mortiferum ATCC 9817 DNA encoding:
- the hydF gene encoding [FeFe] hydrogenase H-cluster maturation GTPase HydF; protein product: MIETPRGNRVHIAIYGRTNAGKSSLINKITNQSISLVSETRGTTTDPVYKAMELLPIGPVVFIDTAGIDDTTELGELRVKKTKEILNKMDIALLLISTEVVLENQELNYEKEWIREIKKREKPFIVILNKVDLVSVEKLQEIEEKVKRELGCEISKVTTSREESIQTIKNKIIEYAPKIVVEEKLIGDKIKIGDKILLVAPQDIQAPKGRLILPQVQVIRDILDNGGIPTVVTLDNLKEGLAIFQWKPDLVITDSQVFKTVDEILDKEVPLTSFSIIMARAKGDLETLYRGAKRINSLKEGDRVLIAEACTHHQLKGDIAREKLPMLLQKKAGRLEIDNCSGKDFPEDISKYSLVIHCGSCMLNRAETISRLGECSNKEIPITNFGMAIAEINGILDRVMEIFKEG
- a CDS encoding LytTR family transcriptional regulator DNA-binding domain-containing protein; amino-acid sequence: MKIGLNVDENLKTLFDEISSLEYLDIEVDECKLDDIDIIIIDTRKEKLNEYLTKYKQKGILIIALVGEEDIYKMRELFLSGLIDDCIVRKDIFRVEESIAKFLSQGKKYDIFYLSDTFKKGVYKFSEVNYITYSSVNRRVEFHLVNSEIFDVKKSFSEIEERIKNVNNFYKLDRSTIINLNLIQILDFKEEQIIFKNKEYIYTSKIKLKELENNYLKDKKWNFLIF
- the recR gene encoding recombination mediator RecR, with the protein product MATKSLERLIDEFNKLPGIGRKSAARLAFHVLEMREEQVESFIEALREAKEVIKRCPKCGDFCENDLCDICSNELRDSHTICVVEDSRDVISFEKMGKYKGMYHILGGKIAPLNGITPDKLNIKSLLERVTVDEVEEVILALNPDLEGETTALYLTKLLKPFGIKVTKIASGIPMGGNIEFADSATISRALEGRQEV
- a CDS encoding CoA-disulfide reductase translates to MKKIIIIGGVAAGMSAAAKAKRLNPELEIVVYEKTDIVSWGACGLPYYVGDFYQDANIMIAREPEQFAKDGIVVKSLHEVIDIDITKKEVLVLNKKTGEKFYDSYDEVIVTTGASAIRPNIKNIDSENIFNLKDFRDGIELKKAMLKEENRKVIIIGAGYIGLEAGEAARHLNKEVKIIQLSSRVLPGSFDKEITDLMEEELNNTENLDLHLEESVEEFIAKDGKVVGVKTNKGEYPADIVIVAIGVKPNTEFLKDKGFNMLRNGALIIDSKGRTNVEGVYAAGDCASVYHKVRKENVYIPLATTSNKIGRVVGEHLAGVEIEFAGTLGSAAIKVMNLEAGRTGITEEEAKELNIPYGSVFIEDANQTGYYPGQEDLFAKLIFHKETREVLGGQLIGKKGAVLRVDVLAAAIDKHMTIDELGMLDLCYAPPFALTWDTINTLGNVAKSKLK
- a CDS encoding autotransporter serine protease, producing MKRKYDYIKNPIFQVCLVLLITSCGSGGGGSNAPRSITPTKIISKNPEIYTPAIENPKIDEIEKPKLTNNYQQIITGVLPNLLVFSKPTIPQVDTKGENLIVGILDSNFLTHRNELEKKYGDKITILEKNENNYTDHGELVLDTLLNGISPKIVAASLSSKYGNQDIIKFSLDDYKKILTEMKKGDSENNKKVKIFNQSWGSTLTSKDEREIYADKKRFREELLKAISLKTTGNIEDIYNSGKESLTFYEEAINADNALFIWSNGNLDLRNQTLSNAGLQAAAPMIKSNIEKGWISVVGVDGNNNNSNYYPQHLAYAGVAKNWSISADGNVGSKYGSSFAAPRVSNAAIQVATKFPWMTNNDVRMTLFTTTNKVGVGNGIEENKRFEETQADYKNGWGVLNTERALKGPGAFLETLLSASPKNLDTNDWNYYFNANIPKNTISYFENNIHGDSGVKKKGEGTLVLTGDNNFWKKSKIEEGTLEIYKKHISGIDIKDKGTLVLHNDSVVGYIKYDDGEEKFSSVTNEGNLKLTGTRAFLGEYNNNGGTLTIPQGSKLTILNKANVNNLILNLEANNYISSNKENIEILEAKNITGDIEDININGMRNISLEKTQNKLVATVSRENAIAYLGEAGESSKNTAEKIETVLKELDEKYQKGTLTPNEKELGNTILTMSNDTFKTSTEIISGEIYASAQALNFIQSQNINTGISNHLATLKDFYESDFNWQGWASFQGANGKLKKEGYASADTKINGGHFGIDRRLGNNQVGVAISYSNGSADFNKFAGKYKSDSVGLSLYGKKYLENNNYILSRIGITNFDTEVNRSLLAQDGSLQNGKIKHNDIMYSTYLELGKDFKYITPYAGFSLDILDRKGFDENNVSWGITAKNKTYIQQNIILGLRSDYKINENLKFTSHINQQINIGNRDLSFKGKFNNSSTEHTFKGINQIKNTTWIGTGIEKSFSENFGVGINLDIRFDEFKKADSILSTNLYYRF